The Limibacillus sp. genome window below encodes:
- a CDS encoding methyltransferase domain-containing protein, whose protein sequence is MSHESGFQLKQGGPDVYEACWVRAQMGRCADELVAAADVTSGDLVLDVACGTGVVARKAASRSGAATNVTGTDVNPRMLEAAARFAAEAGLSEISWLECDSATMPLPGDTFDVVLCQQGLQFMPDKPAAMAEMARVLKPGGLLALSVWKTRAPIGEAFATVLDREFGAGTTAPWDMIYSLGDRGRLHELAEGARLRDSHVTLDVKFARHPNSETFITGAIAGSPIAETMAELAKAEHARLIKEIVAELADYHDDDGLASPAQCLTMTARK, encoded by the coding sequence ATGTCTCACGAATCCGGCTTTCAGTTGAAGCAGGGCGGTCCAGATGTCTACGAGGCCTGCTGGGTTCGGGCTCAGATGGGTCGTTGCGCTGATGAGTTGGTTGCCGCGGCCGACGTCACCTCGGGTGACCTGGTGCTCGATGTCGCCTGCGGTACCGGAGTTGTGGCTCGCAAAGCTGCCTCTCGCTCTGGCGCAGCCACGAATGTGACCGGGACCGACGTCAATCCGCGCATGCTCGAGGCCGCGGCGCGTTTCGCCGCCGAGGCCGGTCTTTCGGAGATTTCTTGGCTCGAATGCGACTCCGCCACCATGCCCTTGCCCGGCGATACCTTCGACGTCGTGCTCTGCCAGCAGGGCCTGCAGTTTATGCCCGACAAGCCCGCCGCGATGGCCGAGATGGCTCGCGTACTGAAACCTGGCGGCCTTCTCGCCCTTAGCGTTTGGAAAACCCGCGCGCCTATAGGCGAGGCGTTCGCGACCGTGCTCGACAGGGAGTTCGGCGCTGGGACTACCGCGCCGTGGGATATGATCTATTCACTCGGCGACCGTGGCCGCTTGCATGAACTGGCGGAGGGTGCCCGGCTCCGAGACAGCCACGTCACCTTAGATGTAAAGTTCGCCCGCCACCCAAACTCGGAGACCTTTATCACCGGGGCCATTGCTGGATCTCCCATCGCAGAAACAATGGCTGAACTGGCGAAAGCCGAGCACGCCCGGTTGATCAAAGAAATCGTCGCCGAACTCGCGGACTATCATGACGACGACGGCCTTGCCTCACCGGCACAGTGTCTGACAATGACGGCACGTAAGTAG
- a CDS encoding nuclear transport factor 2 family protein, whose translation MPIHDEMQTLMDRWTKGFVEGDIDTCVDLYTKDATIFSPYSLPKRGRQALRELFKDWYQQGETNKCVTVEDAAADGSMAYCLVSYSGDYPQDDGSLITESGISLNVAAKQRDGSWKLRMSSMNSDKPPLAS comes from the coding sequence ATGCCCATCCATGACGAGATGCAGACCTTGATGGACCGCTGGACCAAAGGTTTCGTTGAGGGAGATATCGATACCTGCGTAGATCTCTATACGAAGGACGCAACAATCTTTTCACCTTACAGCTTACCCAAACGAGGCCGCCAAGCGCTTCGCGAACTTTTCAAAGATTGGTACCAGCAAGGGGAAACAAACAAGTGCGTGACCGTCGAGGACGCCGCGGCAGATGGCTCGATGGCCTACTGCTTGGTTTCTTACTCCGGTGATTATCCGCAGGACGATGGAAGCCTCATCACCGAGAGCGGGATATCGCTGAATGTCGCGGCAAAGCAACGGGACGGATCTTGGAAGCTGCGCATGTCCAGCATGAATAGCGATAAACCGCCCTTGGCGTCTTAG